From the Kitasatospora atroaurantiaca genome, the window TCGGCGAAGACCAAGACCCCGGCCGCGGTCGAGGCGAAGGCCGTCGAGCCGGCCGTCGAGAAGGTCGTCGAGTACCGCCCCGTCCGCAAGCGCCTCCCCAAGGGCCGCCCCGGCATCACCACCTCCTTCACGGTCGGCGGCGCCGAGGGCTACATGACGGCCAACTCCTACCCGGACGACGGCCTCGGCGAGGTCTTCCTGAAGATGTCCAAGCAGGGCTCGACCCTCGCGGGCATGATGGACGCCTTCTCCATCGCCGTCTCGGTCGGTATGCAGTACGGCGTGCCGCTGGAGACCTACGTCTCGAAGTTCACCAACATGCGCTTCGAGCCGGCCGGCCTGACCGACGACCCGGACGTGCGGATGGCCCAGTCGATCGTCGACTACATCTTCCGCCGCCTGGCGCTGGACTTCCTGCCCTTCGAGACCCGCTCCGCCCTCGGCATCCACTCCGTCGAGGAGCGCCAGCGCCACCTCGACACCGGCTCCTACGAGCCGGTCGAGCCCGAGCCGGAGGACGTGGACGTCGAGGGCCTGGCCCAGTCGGCGCCGCGCGCCTCGCAGCCCGCCGCCCAGCCGGTGGCCGAGAAGCCGAAGGCCGCGCCGGCCCAGGCCCACAACTCCACGGAGCTGATCGAGATCCAGCTCGGTCTCAACGCCGACGCGCCGCTCTGCTTCTCCTGCGGCACCAAGATGCGCCGTGCGGGCAGCTGCTACCTCTGCGAGGGCTGCGGCTCGACCAGCGGCTGCAGCTGAGAGGCAACCGCTGAGCGGTCGCCGTTGAGGTGACCGTCTGCAGGTCAGGAAAAGGGAGTCGGCCCATGGGCCGGCTCCCTTTTCCGCATTACCGGGAGGGCATTACCAGCGGCGTAATCGACCCTTCCGGAGGCGCCGGGCATGGTGGTACCAGCTGGTCCGAGGGAGACAGGAGAGACCCGGGGCCAGTCCGCCGACCTGCACTTTCGATGCTTTCCGGAGGCTGATCCACGATGTCCGCGAACTCCTTCGCCGCCGCCCGCGCCCCCCGCTCCACCGGTACTGCTCCGCTGACCTACCTGCGCCGCTTCCTGGCGCTGGACGCGGTCGTCACGGGCGGGAACGGCCTCGCGTACCTCGCCCTGTCCGGCCCGCTCGGGCGGCTGCTCGGGATCGACCGGATGCTGCTGCTCGACATCGGCGCGTTCCTGCTGCTGTTCGGTGCCGGGGTCGGCGTGCTGGCGACCCGCAGGCAGCCGCCGGTGCCCGCGGTGAAGGCCGTCATCGAGGCCAACCTGATCTGGCCGGTGCTCAGCATCGTGGCGCTGGAGGCCTTGCTCTCCCCGACCACGGCGGGCCTGGTCTGGATTCCGATGCAGGCCGCGACGGTGGCAGGCTTCGCCGCGCTCCAGTTCTCCGCGCTCAGGGCCGTGCGGGCGAGCGCCGCCTGACGCCTGCTAGGGCGTGAGCGACTGAAGATACGCGACCGTCTCCGGGTCGGCCGGGAGGAATGTCTCCATGGCCAGCTCGGAGACGGTCACGTCCATGGGCGTGTTGAAGGTCGCGATGGTCGAGAAGAACGACAGCACCCGCCCGTCGTGCTCGATCCGCAGCGGCAGCGCGAACGGGAACAGCTCCGCCGCGTCACGGCTGGACTCCGCCCCGGCGTCGGCGGGCACGGGGTACGCGCTCACCTCCTCGTACAGGGCGCGCAGCGGCTCGGAGCGCACCAGCGCGATCTGGCGCTCCATCTGCTCCAGCAAGTGGCCCCGCCACTCGTGGAGGTTGCGGATGCGCGGCGCGAGGCCCTCCGGGTGCAGGGTGATCCGCATCGCGTTGAGCGGCTGCTCCAGGAGGTGCTCGGCCACTCCCGCCAGCAGTAGGCCGACGCTCCGGTTGGCCGCCAGGATCCGGTAGGTGCCGTCGACGACCAGCGCCGGGTACGGGTCGTGGGCCGCCAGCAGGCGCTCCACGCCGGCGCGCAGCGCGTCCATGGTCGGGTCGTCCATCGATGTCTCCGGGTAGAGCGGAGCGTAACCGGCGGCCAGCAGCAGGGTGTTGCGTTCCCGGACGGGAACGTCGAGGTGTTCGGCGAGGCGCAGGATCATCTCCTGGCTGGGCCTGGACCGGCCGGTCTCGATGAAGCTGATGTGTCGTGCCGAGGAGTCGGCGCGCAGCGCGAGCTGCAGCTGGCTGAACTGCCGCCGCTCACGCCAACTGCGGAGCAGCGCCCCGGCTCCCGACCCCGTGTCCGTCGCAGCAGTCGTCATGCCAAGGACCGTAACCCGGGGGCGGGCGCGGCGGGACGACTTCCGGCCGGAGAAGTGTCAACTTTGGTTGACAAGCGTGAGGTGTCAACCTAAGTTGACAGTATGAGCGAGACGAAGCAGCTCGCGGCAGACGCGAGCAGTCGTGACCCGTCGGTCGGCCTGCGGGCCGTCCGGGCGCTGCGGGAGTTGGCGGACCGGCTGGAGGACCTCCAGGTCGGCAACGCCCGTGGCCAGGGCTGGTCCTGGCAGGACATCGCGGTGTGTCTGGGCGTGAGCAGACAAGCGGTGCACAAGAAGTACGGCCGACGCGGCTTCGGCAAGGACAAGGACACGGACATGGACAAGGACGGAGGCTGACGATGTTCGAGCGATTCACCGTGGGCGCACGGCAGGTGGTCGTGCAGGCGAAGGCCGAGGCGGCCGAGCTGAAGCACGGGTACATCGGCACCGAGCACCTGCTGCTCGGCATCCTGGCCGACCCGCAGGACCCGTCGGCGGCCGTGCTGGTGGAGGCCGGGCTCGACCATGACGCCGCCCGCGTCGTGGTGGTCCGGCTGCTCGGGTCCGGCGGAGACGCGCAGGCTCTGGCGGCGATCGGGGTGGACCTGGACGCCGTACGGGAGGCCGTCGAGGCGGAGTTCGGGGAGGGCGCGCTCGACGGGCCGGCCGGTGGGGACCAGTCGCGGCGGCGCGGCTGGTTCAAGGGTGGGGGCGGGCGCAGCCCGTTCACCGACCGGGCGAAGAAGACCTTGGCGCTGTCCCTGCGTGAGGCGATCCGGCTGGGTGCCGACCACATCGCCGTCGGGCACATCCTGCTGGGGCTGCTGCGCGAGGGCGACGGCCTCGCCGCGAGGGTGATCGCCGACCACGGCCTGGACGTCAAGGCCGTCCGGCGGGCGGTCGAGGCCAGGCTGGCCTGAGGCCCGGTCGACACCGGTTGTACGGATGCACAGCGTCATGTGACAGAACGCATCGTCAACTCGCCGGTTGAGTACAAGTGGTGAATGGATATGATCTGTTGACCGCGTGTACTGATCAACCGCCCGGAGCCCGCTCTGCCGCGTGCCCCGGGCGGTGGTGCGCTGTCGCCCGCCCGACGCTGACGCCCCGCCCCGAGGATCATGTTGATGAGAGCTCGCACGCGCCCCGAACGCGGGGCGCACCAACGCCCGAACGGCAGGACCGTGCTGTGGGCGGCGGCCGGGATCCTGGTCGGCGCGGGCACCGGTGCTGCCGCCACCACCGCCGTTCCCACCGTCCACCGGGCGGCCGTCGCGGGTACGGTCGGCGGTGCTCTCGTCCTGTGGTGCGCCCTGGTCCTGGTGGCGGTCTGGCAGGCCGACCGCTCCCGGCGGATGCACGGCGAACTCGCCACCGTACGCCACGAGCTGATGGACACCCGGGCGCAGGCGGCCGCGCTGCACGCCGACCTCTCCGCCACGCACTCGGCGGCAGCCGCCCTGCGCGCCGCCCTCGCCACCGCCCAGGCCGAGGCCGACGGCGCCAACGCCGACCTCGCCGCTGCCCGGGCGGACCTGGCCACGGCCGAGGCCCGGACCGCCGAACTGCGGGCCGCCGCCGAGGCCGGGCAGCAGGGGCGCGAGGAGGTCGAGCGGCTCTCCGCCGCGATCCTGCCCGAGGTGGTCAAGCGCCTGCGGGCCGGCAGCTCGGTCGACTCCGCACTCGCCGGGCACACCGGGCCGGCCCACGCCGGCCTGCTGCGCACCGTGGCGGAGGAGATCGGCCGGGGCGAACGCCAGCGCGCGGCCGCCCTCGCGGTCTGCGCCACGGCGGCCGGCCGGGTCCAGGCACTGGCCACCAGCATGCACGCGGAGTTGCGCGACATGCAGCACCGGCACGGCGAGGACGTCCTGGGCGACCTGCTGAGCCTCGACCACGCGACCGCCCAGGCGGGCAGGATGGCCGACAGCATCGCGGTGCTCACCGGTGCCCGCTCGGGCCGGCGCTGGACCAAGCCGATCGGCGTGGAGAGCATTCTGCGTGGTGCTCTCGGCCGGATCGGCGCGTACCAGCGGGTGCGCCTGCACTCCGCCAGCACGGCGGCGGTGGCCGGCTTCGCGGCCGAGGGCGTGATGCACGCGCTGGCCGAACTGCTCGACAACGCCGCCAACTTCTCGGCCCCGCCGGCCGAGGTGCACGTGTACGTCGAGGAGGTCCACTCGGGCCTGGTGATCACCGTCGAGGACGGCGGCCTGGGCCTCAGCGAGAGCTGGCTGCGCCGGGCCGAGCGGGCGGTGTCGGCCGAGCCGCTGGACCTCACCATGCTCTCGGCCGGTACCCGGCTCGGCCTGGCGGTGGTCGGCGCGCTGGCCCGCAAGCACGGGCTGTCGGTCTCCTTCCGGCCCTCCGCCCGGGGCGGCACCGGCGTGGTGATGCTGATTCCCGAGCAGCTGGTCACCCACCCGACACCGGCCCTCGCCAAGGCGGTGGAGGCGGCCCGGACGCAGCAGCCGGCCGCGGAGCCGACCCGCGCGGTCCTGGAGCCCCGGCGGAGCAGCCCTGCCACCGCCGACAACGGCCTGCCGCAACGCCGTCGCGGGCAGACCCTCGCGGCTTCCCAGCCCTCCGCTTCGAACGCTTCGAAGCCCTCCGCCTCGCTGCCCTCCGGCTCGGAGTCCTCCGCCTCGCAGTCCTCCGCGCCGCTCTTCCAGGCGCAGCCCGTACGGCCGGCGCAGCCCGTACGAGCCGACGCGGCCGTCTCCGCGGCCCGGTTCGGCGCCTTCCGAAGGGCCCTCCAGCAGGGGCCCGACACCACCGACGCTCTCCCGAAGGATGACTCCTGATGAGCAGCAGCACCGATCGCGACCTCGACTGGCTGTTGGAGAACCTGCTGACCGCCACGCCAGGCGCCCGGCACGCCCTGGTGCTCTCGGCCGACGGTCTCAAGCTGTGCCACACGGCCGGGCTGGGCACGGACCAGGCGGACCAGCTGGCGGCGATCGCCTCCGGGATGCAGAGCCTGGCGCACGGCGCGTCGATCGAGTTCGGCGACCGCACCGGCGGGGTCCGGCAGTCGATGACGGAGTTTCACGGGGGCATCCTGTGCATCGTGGCGGCCGGTGAGGGCGCGCATCTCGCGGTGGTGACCGACGACGACGCCGACGTGGGCGTGGTCGGCCACAACATGCACGGTCTGATCGAGCAGATCGGCGCCTTCCTCAGTGCCCCGCCGCGGGAGCTCGACGAGGCCGGGATCGACGACGCCGTGCCCGCATGAGCAGGCAGCTTCCGGGCCGGGACGAGGATCCGGACCGGCTCTACACCGTCACCCGGGGCCGCAGCCGTCCGCCGGAGCACGCCTTCGACCTGGTCACCCTGATCGTCACCGAGCAGGAGCCGGTGCCCGGCATGCAGTCCGAGCACGCCCGGATCCTGCGGCTGTGCGTCAACCCGACGGCCGTGGTGGAGATCGCGGCCGAGCTGGCGCTGCCGGTGAGCGTGGTCAAGATCCTGCTCGGCGACCTGCTGGAGACCCACCGGATCACCGCGCGGCACCCCCGGTTCGCCCCGACCAAGGCCCGGCTGCCCGACCTCGACACGCTGAAGCAGGTGCTCCATGGACTCCAACAGCTCTGACACCGCCGTACTGCCCGGCAGAGCCGTCACACCCCTGCGCAGCACGGTCGAGAACGGTCTGAAGATCGTGGTGGTGGGCGGCTTCGGTGTGGGCAAGACCACCCTGGTCGGCGCGGTGAGCGAGATCCGTCCGCTCAACACCGAGGAGACGATGACCAAGGCCGGCGAGGGCATCGACGACCTCTCCGGCATCCAGGGCAAACGGTCCACCACGGTGGCCTTCGACTTCGGCCGGATCACCCTCAACGACCAGAACGTGCTCTACCTCTTCGGTGCCCCCGGGCAGGAACGTTTCTGGTTCCTCTGGGACCGGCTGTTCAACGGCGCCCTGGGCGCGGTGGTGCTGGTGGACACCCGCCGGCTGGAGGAGTCCTGGTACGCGATCGACCGGCTGGAGCACCACGGCACGCCGTTCATCGTGGCCCGCAACAACTTCGGCGAGCAGGAGCACAGCCTTCAGGAGGTCCGGGCCGCCCTCGACCTCTCGGAGAGCGTCCCGCTGGTGGACTGCGACGCCCGGGACCGGGAGTCCAGCAAGCAGGTGCTGATCGAGCTGCTCCGCCATCTGCACCGACTGGCCGGGGCCGCCCCCGCAGCTCCGGCCGAGGCCACACCCGCAGACGCTGTCGCCGTCGCTGTCGAACAGGAGAAGACCCCGTGACCGAGCCCGCGACCACCCCGCCGCCGGGCTGCCCGGCGCACGCAGGTGCGGCCCCGCTGTACGGCCCGCGGTTCCAGACCGACCCGGGGCAGCTCTACCAGGAGCTCCGGGAGACCCACGGCCCGGTCGCGCCCGTCGAGCTGGCCGGGGGAGTGCCGGCCTGGCTGGTGATCGGCTACCGCGAGCTGCAGCTGATGACCAGCCAGCCGAAGGTCTTCGGCCGTGACTCCAGCCGTTGGAACCAGTGGCCGGAGATCCCGGCGGACTGGCCGCTCAAGCCGATGATGGCTCCGGTGCCGTCGATCCTCTACGCCGAGGGGGTCGAGCACCAGCGCCGCAAGGACGCCGTCACCGAGGCCCTCGCGGGGGTGGACCCGTACGAGCTGAAGAAGCACTGCGAGGAGATCGCCGACCGGCTGATCGACGAGTTCGCGGGCAGGGGCGAGGCGGATCTGGTCGCCGAGTACGCGCACCGGGTGCCGCTGCTGGTGCTCTGCCGGCTGTTCGGGCTCGGCGAGGACGAGGCTCCGGTGCTGATCAGCGGCCTGCTGGCGATGTTGGACGGCGGGGCCGACGCCCAGGCCGGAGCGCAGCGGCTGCTGGACAGCATGCTGAAGCTGGTGCAGGAGAAGCGCGAGCGGCCCGGCCCGGACATCACCTCGCGGCTGCTGGCGCACGAGGCCGGGCTGACCGACGAGGAGGTCATGCGCGACATGCGGGTGATCCTGATCGCCGGTCACCAGCCGTGCGCGTACTGGATCTCCAACGCGCTGCGCCTGATGCTGACGGACGAGCGGTTCGCGGCCTCGCTCTCCGGCGGCCGGCGGAGCATCAGCCAGGCGCTCTCCGAGGCGCTCTGGGAGGACACCCCGACGCAGATCTTCGCGGGTCGCTGGGCGACCAGGGACACGCAGCTCGGCGGGCAGCGGATCGCCAAGGGCGACATGGTGCTGCTCGGTATCGCCGGCGCCAACGCGGACCCGTCGGTCCGTCAGGAGAGCGGCCGGCCGGCCGAGGGGAACCGGGCGTACATGAGCTTCTCGTACGGGGCCCACGGCTGCCCCTTCCCGGCCCAGGAGTCCGCCGAGGTGATCGCCACCACGGCGATCGAGGTGCTGCTCGACCGGCTGCCGGACCTGCGCCTGGCCGTGGCCGAGCACGCCCTGGTCTGGCGGCCCTCTGCCTGGGTCCGCGCACTGGTGGCACTGCCGGTGGCCTTCACGCCGGGCTATGTGGCCTGACGTCCCGTCGACTGTCTGAGGAGTGAGCGGATGACCGCCCCGATCGTGATGGACCCGCTGGCGCGCGACAACGCCGCCGAGGGCGCCCTGCTGCGCGAGGCCGGCCCGGTGGTGGCCGTGGAGCTGATGGGTGGGGTCCGGGGTTGGGCGGTCACCCGGCACGCCGAGGCCCGGGAGCTGCTGACGGACCAGCGGCTGGTGAAGAACGCCCAGCACTGGGCGGCGTACCAGCGCGGGGAGATCCCGAAGAGCTGGCCGCTGATCGGCCTGGCGGTGCCGGGCCCGAGCATGGTCACCACGGACGGGGCCGAGCACCGCCGCCTGCGCGCGATCGTCGCGCAGGCCTTCACGCCCCGCCGGGTGGAGCTGATGCGGCCCAAGGTGGAGGAGGTCACGGCCGAGCTGCTGGACCGGCTGGCCGAGGCCGGGCCCGTGGTGGATCTCAAGACGGCGTTCGCCTTCCCGCTGCCGATGACGGTGATCGGTTCGCTGCTCGGGGTGCCCGAGGCGGACCACGCGTACGTGCGGGAGCTGTACGAGCGCTTCTTCAGCAGCGTCGCGGCGGACGTCCAGGCGACGATCGCCAAGCTCAACGCCTTCGTCGCCGACCTGGTCGCCAAGCGGCGGGCGGAGCCTGGGGACGACCTGACCAGCGCGCTGCTGGCCGCCGACGTGGAGGGCGGGGCGCTGACCGACGCCGAGGCCGCGGCGACCCTGCGGGTGATCATCGCGGCCGGGCACGAGACCACCGTCAACCTGATCACCAACGCCGTTCGCGCCCTGCTGGCCCACCCCGATCAGCTGGAGCTGGTGCGCTCCGGCGAGGTGCCCTGGTCCGCGGTGGTCGAGGAGTCCCTCCGCTGGACGCCGCCGACCAGCAACTTCCTGTTCCGCTTCGCCATCGAGGACATCAAGGTCGGCGAGGTGGTGATCCCCGAGGGCGAGGCCGTCCTTGTCTCGTACAACGCGATCGGGCGGGACCCCGCACAGCACGGCATCACCGCCGAGCTCTTCGACATCACCCGGGAGCCGGCCCGCCACCTCTCCTTCGGGCACGGCCCGCACGTCTGCCCGGGGGCTCCGCTGGCCCGGCTGGAGGCGACCGTCGCGCTGCCCGCGCTGTTCGAGCGCTTCCCGGGTCTGGCCCTGGCGGTCGAGGACGGCGAGCTGCGGCCCAACCCGTCGATGGTGGTCAACAGCCTGCGGGAACTGCCCGTCCGGCTGTAGGACCGACCGGGCCGCCACCGGGTGGCGGCCCGGCCCAGCACGGCCAGGTCACGACTGTGGCACTGGCCGATGAAGGTCGAACGCACACCTTGGCGTGCGGTAACAGTTAAGTTAACGTCTTCAAGCCAGCCCCCGCTGGGTACAGATCGATCTCCGGTACAGCGCAGTGTTGTTCTGTCTTATTGCTGGCATGTCATGCCCTGGCAAGGAGGACGCATTGACCCCCACCCTGATCGCGATCGAAGGCCGCCGATGACCCAGAAGTCCCGGCCCGTACTACTCCGGCGGCGCCTGCTCGCCGTCCCGGCCGTCCTTGCCCTCGCCCTCACCGCAGCCTGCTCCAACAGCTCCTCCAAGGACGGTGGCGGCGCCTCGTCCGCAGCCGCCCTGACCGGCGACTGCGCCAAGTACCAGCCGTACGCCGGTCACGCCGGGACCAAGGTGACGATGTACGCCTCGATCCTCAGCCCGGAGTCGGACTCGCTGGAGAAGTCCTGGGCCGAATTCAGTTCTTGTACGGGCATCAAGATTTCGTACGAGGGCTCCAACGACTTCGAGTCCCAGTTGCAGGTACGCGTGACCGGCGGCAATGCCCCGGACTTCGCGATCATCCCGCAGCCCGGCCTGCTCGCCCAGATGGTGAAGACCGGCAAGGTCGTGAAGCCGCCGGCCGGGACGGTCGCCAACGAGGACAAGTGGAGCCCGGTCTGGAAGACGTACGGCTCGGTCAACGGCACCTTCTACGCGGCGCCGATGAGCGCCAACATGAAGTCGCTGGTCTGGTACTCGCCGAAGTACTTCAAGCAGGCCGGCTACGAGGTGCCGAAGACCTGGGCGGACCTGATGGCGCTCAGCGACAAGATCGCCAAGGCGGGCGGCGGCAAGCCCTGGTGCGGCGGCATCGGCTCGGGCACGGCCACCGGCTGGCCGGCCACCGACTGGCTGGAGGAGGTCGTCCTCGGCTCGTACGGCGGTGAGGTCTACGACCAGTGGGTCGGCCACCAGGTGAAGTTCAGCGACCCGAAGATCACCACCGCGATGCAGACGGTGGCGGGCTGGATGCAGAACCCGGCCTGGGTGAACGGCGGGATCGGCGACGTGAAGTCGATCGCCACCACCACCTTCCAGGACGCGGGCGCGCCGATCCTCACCAACAAGTGCTGGCTGCTCCAGCAGGCGTCCTTCTACCGGGCGCAGTGGGCCAAGGGCACCAAGATCGCGGCGGACGGCGACATCTTCGCCTTCCACCTGCCCGCGGTGAACCCCTCGGTGCCCAACCCGGTCGAGGGCGGTGGCGAGTTCCTCGCCGCGTTCTCCGACCGGCCCGAGGTGCAGGCGGTGCAGAACTACCTCTCCAGTTCGGAGTGGGCCGGTAGCCGGGTGAAGGTGTCCGGCGGCTGGGTCTCCGCCAATCAGGGCGTCGACAAGAGCCTCTACACCGACCCGATCGACAAGCTCTCCGCCGAGGCGCTGACCGACCCGGCCGCGACCTTCCGGTTCGACGGCTCCGACCTGATGCCGGCCGCGGTGGGCTCGGGCCAGGAGTGGAAGTCGCTGACCGCCTGGTTCGCCGAGGGACAGGCCATCCCGAAGGTGGCGGCTGACATCGACGCGGCCTGGCCGCAGTAGACAGCCGTCCAGGGCGGCGCGGGTCCACCCGCCCGCGTCGCCCGAACCTCTCTCCGGTGGAAGGACCTTTCGCATGCCCACGGCTCTACTGGCCGACTCGGCGTGGACCGATGCCACCATCAAGCTCGGCAACAGCTTCGGCGCGATCGCGGGGTTCCTGGGGATCCTGCTGGTGGTGTTCTTCGCGGCGGGCCGGGCGAGCGGACGGCTCAGCCGGCCGCTCGCCATCGGGATCTTCCTGGGCCCGGCCGTCCTGCTGCTGATCGTCGGCCTGGTCGCCCCGCTGGTCCGCACCGTGTACCTGAGCTTCTACAACGACGACAGCACCCGCTTCCTCGGCGGCAAGAACTACGGCTGGGCGCTGACCACCGACTCGATCCACACGGTGCTGCTCAACACCCTGCTGTGGCTGGTGATCGCCCCGCTGGCGGCCACCGGGCTCGGGCTGGTCCTGGCGCTGCTGGTCGAACGGATGCGGCGCCAGGCGCTGTACAAGTCGCTGATCTTCATGCCCATGGCCGTCTCGCTGGTCGGCGCCAGCATCATCTGGAAGTTCG encodes:
- a CDS encoding helix-turn-helix domain-containing protein, with protein sequence MTTAATDTGSGAGALLRSWRERRQFSQLQLALRADSSARHISFIETGRSRPSQEMILRLAEHLDVPVRERNTLLLAAGYAPLYPETSMDDPTMDALRAGVERLLAAHDPYPALVVDGTYRILAANRSVGLLLAGVAEHLLEQPLNAMRITLHPEGLAPRIRNLHEWRGHLLEQMERQIALVRSEPLRALYEEVSAYPVPADAGAESSRDAAELFPFALPLRIEHDGRVLSFFSTIATFNTPMDVTVSELAMETFLPADPETVAYLQSLTP
- a CDS encoding RNA polymerase subunit sigma-70 is translated as MSETKQLAADASSRDPSVGLRAVRALRELADRLEDLQVGNARGQGWSWQDIAVCLGVSRQAVHKKYGRRGFGKDKDTDMDKDGG
- a CDS encoding Clp protease N-terminal domain-containing protein, translating into MFERFTVGARQVVVQAKAEAAELKHGYIGTEHLLLGILADPQDPSAAVLVEAGLDHDAARVVVVRLLGSGGDAQALAAIGVDLDAVREAVEAEFGEGALDGPAGGDQSRRRGWFKGGGGRSPFTDRAKKTLALSLREAIRLGADHIAVGHILLGLLREGDGLAARVIADHGLDVKAVRRAVEARLA
- a CDS encoding sensor histidine kinase, producing MRARTRPERGAHQRPNGRTVLWAAAGILVGAGTGAAATTAVPTVHRAAVAGTVGGALVLWCALVLVAVWQADRSRRMHGELATVRHELMDTRAQAAALHADLSATHSAAAALRAALATAQAEADGANADLAAARADLATAEARTAELRAAAEAGQQGREEVERLSAAILPEVVKRLRAGSSVDSALAGHTGPAHAGLLRTVAEEIGRGERQRAAALAVCATAAGRVQALATSMHAELRDMQHRHGEDVLGDLLSLDHATAQAGRMADSIAVLTGARSGRRWTKPIGVESILRGALGRIGAYQRVRLHSASTAAVAGFAAEGVMHALAELLDNAANFSAPPAEVHVYVEEVHSGLVITVEDGGLGLSESWLRRAERAVSAEPLDLTMLSAGTRLGLAVVGALARKHGLSVSFRPSARGGTGVVMLIPEQLVTHPTPALAKAVEAARTQQPAAEPTRAVLEPRRSSPATADNGLPQRRRGQTLAASQPSASNASKPSASLPSGSESSASQSSAPLFQAQPVRPAQPVRADAAVSAARFGAFRRALQQGPDTTDALPKDDS
- a CDS encoding roadblock/LC7 domain-containing protein — protein: MSSSTDRDLDWLLENLLTATPGARHALVLSADGLKLCHTAGLGTDQADQLAAIASGMQSLAHGASIEFGDRTGGVRQSMTEFHGGILCIVAAGEGAHLAVVTDDDADVGVVGHNMHGLIEQIGAFLSAPPRELDEAGIDDAVPA
- a CDS encoding DUF742 domain-containing protein is translated as MSRQLPGRDEDPDRLYTVTRGRSRPPEHAFDLVTLIVTEQEPVPGMQSEHARILRLCVNPTAVVEIAAELALPVSVVKILLGDLLETHRITARHPRFAPTKARLPDLDTLKQVLHGLQQL
- a CDS encoding GTP-binding protein; its protein translation is MDSNSSDTAVLPGRAVTPLRSTVENGLKIVVVGGFGVGKTTLVGAVSEIRPLNTEETMTKAGEGIDDLSGIQGKRSTTVAFDFGRITLNDQNVLYLFGAPGQERFWFLWDRLFNGALGAVVLVDTRRLEESWYAIDRLEHHGTPFIVARNNFGEQEHSLQEVRAALDLSESVPLVDCDARDRESSKQVLIELLRHLHRLAGAAPAAPAEATPADAVAVAVEQEKTP
- a CDS encoding cytochrome P450, which translates into the protein MTEPATTPPPGCPAHAGAAPLYGPRFQTDPGQLYQELRETHGPVAPVELAGGVPAWLVIGYRELQLMTSQPKVFGRDSSRWNQWPEIPADWPLKPMMAPVPSILYAEGVEHQRRKDAVTEALAGVDPYELKKHCEEIADRLIDEFAGRGEADLVAEYAHRVPLLVLCRLFGLGEDEAPVLISGLLAMLDGGADAQAGAQRLLDSMLKLVQEKRERPGPDITSRLLAHEAGLTDEEVMRDMRVILIAGHQPCAYWISNALRLMLTDERFAASLSGGRRSISQALSEALWEDTPTQIFAGRWATRDTQLGGQRIAKGDMVLLGIAGANADPSVRQESGRPAEGNRAYMSFSYGAHGCPFPAQESAEVIATTAIEVLLDRLPDLRLAVAEHALVWRPSAWVRALVALPVAFTPGYVA
- a CDS encoding cytochrome P450 family protein, which translates into the protein MTAPIVMDPLARDNAAEGALLREAGPVVAVELMGGVRGWAVTRHAEARELLTDQRLVKNAQHWAAYQRGEIPKSWPLIGLAVPGPSMVTTDGAEHRRLRAIVAQAFTPRRVELMRPKVEEVTAELLDRLAEAGPVVDLKTAFAFPLPMTVIGSLLGVPEADHAYVRELYERFFSSVAADVQATIAKLNAFVADLVAKRRAEPGDDLTSALLAADVEGGALTDAEAAATLRVIIAAGHETTVNLITNAVRALLAHPDQLELVRSGEVPWSAVVEESLRWTPPTSNFLFRFAIEDIKVGEVVIPEGEAVLVSYNAIGRDPAQHGITAELFDITREPARHLSFGHGPHVCPGAPLARLEATVALPALFERFPGLALAVEDGELRPNPSMVVNSLRELPVRL
- a CDS encoding ABC transporter substrate-binding protein, producing MTQKSRPVLLRRRLLAVPAVLALALTAACSNSSSKDGGGASSAAALTGDCAKYQPYAGHAGTKVTMYASILSPESDSLEKSWAEFSSCTGIKISYEGSNDFESQLQVRVTGGNAPDFAIIPQPGLLAQMVKTGKVVKPPAGTVANEDKWSPVWKTYGSVNGTFYAAPMSANMKSLVWYSPKYFKQAGYEVPKTWADLMALSDKIAKAGGGKPWCGGIGSGTATGWPATDWLEEVVLGSYGGEVYDQWVGHQVKFSDPKITTAMQTVAGWMQNPAWVNGGIGDVKSIATTTFQDAGAPILTNKCWLLQQASFYRAQWAKGTKIAADGDIFAFHLPAVNPSVPNPVEGGGEFLAAFSDRPEVQAVQNYLSSSEWAGSRVKVSGGWVSANQGVDKSLYTDPIDKLSAEALTDPAATFRFDGSDLMPAAVGSGQEWKSLTAWFAEGQAIPKVAADIDAAWPQ